From Thermodesulfobacteriota bacterium, a single genomic window includes:
- the dctP gene encoding TRAP transporter substrate-binding protein DctP: MCGLLRIVLVVLFFMLSSQANAVVLKIATLSPDGSDWMIAMRQGAEEIAKNTENRVRFKFYPGGVMGDDKAVLRKIRIGQLHGGILTSGSLSKFYPDIQVYNLPLVLKSFGEVDYVRKHMDRLIIDGLGKGGFVTFGLAEGGFAYLMSTTPVKNTDDLRKNKVWIPENDALGLATFKIMGSTPIPLPLAEVRTALQTGLINTVTASAIGAIALQWYTQVNYMTDTPLMYLCGLLAIDKKAFKKIPLSDQQVVRHVMSRIYRQFDRENRQRNLEAIEALRKQGIKSVMPDNKTLEEWKDLAQKIVQNLIDSGGISQEIFNILQRNLTAYRSKQHKADE, from the coding sequence ATGTGCGGTTTGTTACGAATCGTCTTGGTTGTACTGTTTTTTATGCTTTCAAGTCAGGCAAATGCTGTGGTGCTCAAAATTGCCACATTGTCCCCTGATGGATCCGACTGGATGATTGCCATGCGCCAGGGTGCAGAGGAAATAGCTAAAAATACAGAAAATCGGGTGCGTTTTAAATTCTATCCCGGTGGTGTCATGGGCGATGACAAAGCAGTTCTGCGCAAGATTCGCATTGGGCAGTTGCACGGAGGCATCCTAACATCAGGAAGCTTATCAAAATTTTATCCCGATATTCAGGTTTATAACCTGCCCCTGGTATTAAAATCATTTGGTGAAGTCGATTATGTTCGAAAACACATGGACAGGCTCATTATAGACGGACTGGGAAAAGGCGGTTTTGTGACATTCGGACTGGCTGAAGGAGGATTTGCTTATTTGATGTCGACCACACCGGTGAAAAACACCGATGACTTGCGTAAAAATAAAGTCTGGATACCGGAAAATGATGCTTTAGGCCTGGCTACCTTTAAAATAATGGGTTCCACGCCGATCCCCCTGCCCCTGGCAGAAGTTCGTACCGCCCTGCAAACCGGATTAATCAATACGGTCACCGCTTCAGCGATTGGGGCAATTGCACTCCAATGGTATACCCAGGTCAATTATATGACAGATACTCCGCTGATGTATCTATGCGGATTACTTGCAATAGATAAAAAAGCATTTAAAAAAATTCCCCTGTCTGATCAACAGGTAGTGCGCCATGTGATGTCACGAATATACAGACAGTTCGACCGGGAAAATCGGCAACGTAATTTAGAAGCCATAGAGGCTTTGCGCAAACAGGGCATTAAATCTGTGATGCCGGACAACAAAACCCTAGAAGAATGGAAAGACCTGGCTCAAAAAATAGTCCAGAATTTAATTGACTCAGGCGGAATATCACAGGAAATATTCAATATTCTGCAACGTAATTTAACAGCTTACCGATCAAAACAGCATAAAGCGGATGAGTAA
- a CDS encoding TRAP transporter small permease, producing MSNKPDHSYFTKVQVFLYRVENGILVVLLLSMLLMAVLQILMRNLFESGIVWGDILVRVLVLWVGLVGAMVASRHGNHININILSRYLPERAGSIVKSACEFFTAAVCSVAAFYTLRFVKIEFAEGGMAFAQMPIWVCEAIIPVAFIVISLRYLILSIITFSKIIKSTS from the coding sequence ATGAGTAACAAGCCCGACCATTCATATTTCACCAAAGTCCAGGTGTTTTTATACCGGGTGGAAAACGGTATTTTGGTGGTGTTGCTGCTCTCAATGCTTTTAATGGCGGTTTTGCAGATCTTAATGAGAAACCTATTTGAATCCGGAATTGTCTGGGGTGATATTCTGGTTCGTGTCCTGGTACTGTGGGTGGGCCTCGTCGGTGCCATGGTGGCAAGCAGACATGGCAATCATATCAATATTAATATACTTTCCCGGTATTTGCCTGAGCGAGCAGGAAGTATCGTTAAGAGCGCTTGTGAATTTTTTACTGCAGCAGTCTGTTCAGTTGCAGCTTTTTACACTCTACGATTTGTAAAAATAGAGTTCGCCGAAGGAGGTATGGCTTTTGCCCAGATGCCGATCTGGGTATGTGAAGCCATCATTCCTGTTGCTTTTATTGTTATTTCCCTTCGTTATTTGATTTTGTCTATAATAACTTTCTCAAAAATAATTAAATCCACATCGTGA
- a CDS encoding TRAP transporter large permease subunit has translation MLYILLFAIILATLFGTPLFAVILAVALIGFYHIGVDLSVITIEIYRIADTPLLMALPLFTLAGYIMGESKTSQRLVRLTHVFLGWMPGGLAIVALVTCALFTAFTGASGVTIVALGALLYPALKQSQYNEKFSLGLVTTSGSLGLLFPPSLPLILYGIIAQQMNTGQDVTISRLFLAGLLPGILMVILLSCWSLWASRNNFEPKSPFSGKEAISALLEAAWEIPLPLFVLIGVYGGFLTISEVAAVTAIYIIVIEVFIYREIKFSRLPFIIRDSMVVCGGILLIIGVSLAFTNYLIDAEVPMRLFKLIQKLVANKLTFLILLNLFLLILGAILDIFSALVIMVPLILPVAVNYGIDPVHLGIIFLANMQIGYFTPPVGMNLFIASYRFNKPITELYNASIPFMIVLLIALLIITYWPSLSMVFL, from the coding sequence ATACTGTATATTCTTTTATTTGCAATCATTTTAGCCACACTTTTTGGCACACCGTTGTTTGCGGTGATTTTAGCAGTGGCTCTAATCGGCTTTTACCATATAGGGGTTGATCTGTCGGTGATAACCATTGAAATTTATCGAATCGCCGATACTCCCCTTTTAATGGCACTTCCACTGTTTACCCTTGCCGGGTATATAATGGGAGAAAGCAAGACATCACAGCGGCTGGTACGCTTGACACATGTTTTTTTAGGCTGGATGCCGGGTGGACTTGCAATCGTGGCTCTTGTCACCTGCGCTTTATTTACCGCTTTTACCGGTGCATCAGGAGTAACCATCGTTGCCCTTGGCGCACTGTTATATCCTGCGCTAAAACAGAGCCAATATAATGAAAAATTCAGTCTTGGCCTGGTGACCACATCCGGCAGCCTCGGGCTGTTATTTCCACCATCTTTGCCGCTTATTCTTTATGGAATTATTGCCCAACAAATGAATACAGGACAGGATGTCACTATTTCCAGGCTGTTTCTCGCTGGTCTTCTTCCGGGTATTCTTATGGTTATTTTGTTGTCTTGCTGGAGTTTATGGGCAAGTCGGAACAACTTTGAGCCCAAATCCCCATTTTCCGGAAAAGAAGCGATTTCCGCATTGCTGGAAGCCGCCTGGGAAATTCCGCTGCCGCTCTTTGTATTGATTGGTGTTTACGGAGGTTTTCTGACTATATCGGAAGTCGCAGCAGTTACTGCAATTTATATCATAGTAATTGAGGTTTTTATTTACCGCGAGATAAAATTTTCCCGGCTTCCTTTTATAATAAGGGATTCGATGGTGGTATGCGGCGGAATTTTATTGATCATCGGGGTATCTTTGGCTTTTACCAATTATCTTATCGATGCCGAGGTTCCCATGCGGTTGTTTAAGCTCATTCAGAAACTGGTGGCAAACAAACTGACATTTTTAATCCTGCTTAACTTATTTTTATTGATTCTTGGTGCGATTCTGGACATCTTTTCAGCACTGGTCATTATGGTACCGCTTATACTTCCTGTAGCTGTAAACTATGGTATAGATCCGGTTCATTTGGGCATTATTTTTCTGGCCAATATGCAAATAGGTTATTTTACCCCTCCGGTGGGAATGAACCTGTTTATCGCCAGCTACCGTTTTAATAAACCCAT